The Triticum dicoccoides isolate Atlit2015 ecotype Zavitan chromosome 6A, WEW_v2.0, whole genome shotgun sequence genome has a window encoding:
- the LOC119319159 gene encoding FAM10 family protein At4g22670-like, translating into MDPSKLGELRSFVEACNKDPALLADPALAFFRDYLASLGATLPAAAAKPAPKPRSMDDIDDDDDEDEEGEEDDQDMRDPTPEPDELDEEIVESDLELDDDGVVHPDHDDAPQKMGDSSVEVTEESRDASQEAKGQAMEAMSEGKLEEAVEHLTKAILLNPTSAIMYGTRASVFIKMKKPAAAIRDANAALEINPDSAKGYKTRGMANAMLGKWEEAARDLHAASNIDYDDEINAVLKKVEPNAHKIVEHRRKYDRLRKERAEKKAERDRLRRRAEAQAAYEKAKRKEQSSSRSSGGMPGGMPGGFPFPGGMGGMPGGFPGGMPGGFPGGMGGGFPGGMGGGMPAGMGGGMPAGMGGGMPAGMGGGMPGMGGGRGMGGGMPGAGGAPGNVDMGDILNDPDLMAAFGDPEVMAALQDVMSNPANLAKHQANPKVGPIIAKMMAKMNGNR; encoded by the exons ATGGATCCGTCCAAGCTGGGCGAGCTGCGCTCCTTCGTGGAGGCGTGCAACAAGGACCCGGCGCTCCTCGCCGACCCGGCCCTCGCCTTCTTCCGCGACTACCTCGCCTCCCTCGGCGccaccctccccgccgccgccgccaagcccgcgCCCAAG CCGAGGTCCATGGACGacatcgacgacgacgacgacgaggacgaggagggggaggaggacgaCCAGGACATGCGcgaccccacccccgagcccgacgAGCTGGATGAGGAGATCGTCGAGTCCGACCTCGAGCTCGACGACGACGGCGTCGTCCACCCCGACCACGACGACGCGCCCCAGAAG ATGGGAGACTCTTCCGTCGAGGTGACCGAGGAGAGCCGTGACGCCTCCCAGgaagcaaagggccaggcaatggaagCAATGTCAGAAG GGAAACTGGAAGAGGCCGTTGAGCACCTCACCAAGGCTATACTGCTGAATCCAACCTCAGCAATCATGTACGGTACCAGAG CATCTGTGTTTATCAAAATGAAGAAGCCTGCTGCCGCCATCCGTGATGCGAACGCTGCTCTAGAG ATCAACCCAGACTCTGCAAAGGGCTACAAGACCCGTGGAATGGCTAATGCTATGCTTGGCAAGTGGGAGGAAGCTGCTCGTGATCTGCATGCCGCGTCAAACATTGACTATGATGATGAGATCAATGCTGTGCTCAAGAAG GTGGAGCCTAATGCTCACAAGATAGTGGAACACCGCAGGAAGTATGACAGGCTGAGGAAAGAGAGGGCGGAGAAGAAAGCTGAGCGTGACAGGCTTCGTCGCCGTGCCGAGGCACAA GCTGCTTATGAGAAGGCCAAGAGGAAGGAGCAATCATCAAGCCGCTCTTCAGGAGGCATGCCTGGTGGAATGCCCGGTGGCTTCCCATTCCCAGGAGGCATGGGTGGAATGCCTGGTGGCTTCCCCGGAGGAATGCCTGGTGGTTTCCCTGGAGGAATGGGGGGTGGTTTCCCTGGAGGAATGGGTGGAGGTATGCCTGCAGGAATGGGTGGAGGTATGCCCGCAGGAATGGGGGGCGGTATGCCCGCAGGAATGGGAGGTGGTATGCCTGGAATGGGGGGTGGTAGAGGAATGGGAGGTGGTATGCCTGGAGCTGGAGGTGCTCCCGGGAATGTTGATATGGGTGACATCTTGAAT GACCCTGACCTGATGGCAGCATTTGGTGACCCAGAGGTTATGGCGGCCCTTCAAGATG TGATGAGCAACCCTGCCAACTTGGCCAAGCACCAGGCGAACCCGAAGGTGGGGCCCATCATAGCCAAGATGATGGCCAAGATGAACGGGAACCGATGA